Proteins from one Salaquimonas pukyongi genomic window:
- a CDS encoding murein hydrolase activator EnvC family protein: MGHLRHGGLERSDTMMAMRILLLLLLACLQWPAAHAQGGRVEGLDQQRAKTEQELTDLRQAISLSAEMKASLEAEVARLDEDTATITRTLIETSTRSRAIEERIERAANRLEELRVDEAAARQSLQERRGVLIEIVAALQRMGHKPPPALLVTPEDALNSVRSAILLGAVLPGIREETTILATELGNLVRIREEISASREKLSSDMTALAEEERRLSLLFEQKKKLIGEKQAELARQTAQAAELAGKATNLETLIEDLNREITSVQQAQEAARRAEEERLKQEEQRIAEARESATSNGFDDLSRIAPAMAFADAKGLLPKPVAGVDIAGFNQKTASGEISKGLSIATRSGSRVLSPTDGWVIYAGPFRSYGQLLIVNAGNGYHVVMAGMERIDAVLGQFVLAGEPIGAMGETRVASNVNVDIGTRRPVLYVEFRKDGVPIDSAPWWARTNLKESSG, from the coding sequence ATGGGGCATTTGCGGCACGGCGGGCTGGAAAGAAGCGATACCATGATGGCCATGCGGATATTGCTGTTGCTTTTGCTGGCATGTTTGCAGTGGCCTGCCGCCCATGCACAGGGCGGCCGAGTCGAGGGGCTGGATCAGCAGCGGGCCAAGACCGAACAGGAACTGACGGATCTGCGCCAGGCGATCAGCCTGTCGGCAGAAATGAAAGCGTCACTGGAGGCGGAAGTTGCCAGGCTGGACGAAGACACGGCAACCATTACCCGTACCCTGATCGAAACCTCCACGAGATCGCGGGCTATCGAAGAACGTATTGAGCGGGCAGCCAACCGGCTCGAGGAATTGCGCGTTGACGAAGCAGCGGCCCGCCAGTCCCTGCAGGAACGCCGCGGAGTGCTGATCGAGATCGTTGCCGCGCTTCAGCGCATGGGCCACAAACCGCCCCCCGCCCTGCTGGTGACACCGGAAGATGCATTGAACTCGGTGCGCTCTGCCATTCTGCTGGGCGCAGTATTGCCGGGAATCCGGGAGGAAACGACCATTCTGGCAACCGAACTCGGCAACCTGGTCAGGATACGCGAAGAGATTTCTGCCAGCCGCGAGAAACTCTCCAGCGACATGACCGCCCTTGCAGAAGAGGAAAGGCGTCTTTCCCTGCTGTTTGAACAGAAGAAAAAGCTGATCGGTGAAAAACAGGCAGAGCTGGCAAGACAAACCGCACAAGCTGCCGAACTTGCCGGCAAAGCAACCAATCTTGAAACCCTTATCGAGGACCTCAACCGGGAGATCACTTCCGTCCAGCAAGCGCAGGAGGCTGCCAGACGGGCCGAGGAAGAGCGTTTGAAGCAGGAGGAGCAACGCATTGCCGAGGCCCGCGAAAGTGCTACGTCAAACGGATTTGACGATCTTTCGAGGATTGCACCGGCGATGGCGTTCGCCGATGCCAAGGGCTTGCTTCCAAAGCCCGTTGCGGGCGTCGACATTGCCGGGTTCAACCAGAAGACGGCGAGTGGCGAGATTTCCAAAGGGTTGTCAATTGCAACCCGCAGCGGCAGCCGCGTGCTTTCGCCGACCGATGGCTGGGTAATCTATGCCGGGCCGTTCCGCTCCTACGGGCAACTATTGATCGTCAATGCCGGCAACGGCTATCATGTGGTCATGGCCGGTATGGAGCGAATCGATGCCGTGCTGGGACAGTTTGTACTTGCCGGTGAACCCATCGGCGCGATGGGCGAGACCCGCGTTGCAAGTAACGTCAATGTTGATATTGGAACCCGAAGGCCTGTGCTATATGTAGAGTTCAGGAAGGATGGGGTTCCGATCGACTCAGCTCCGTGGTGGGCAAGAACGAACCTTAAAGAGAGTAGCGGATAA
- the rlmH gene encoding 23S rRNA (pseudouridine(1915)-N(3))-methyltransferase RlmH codes for MKKGPESDLLERYVDRAAKTGRQLGIQEVDASEWAESRAAGAGQRKADEASRVLSSVRPGALLIALDENGKDIDSEGIASLIQRSLADGVPEICLAIGGPDGHGRALLEKADMIWRFGRVTWPHQLVRVLAAEQLYRATTILCGHPYHRE; via the coding sequence ATGAAAAAGGGGCCGGAAAGCGACCTCCTTGAGCGCTATGTCGACCGCGCCGCGAAGACCGGCAGGCAGCTCGGCATACAGGAGGTTGACGCAAGCGAATGGGCTGAGAGCCGCGCCGCTGGCGCCGGTCAGCGCAAGGCAGACGAGGCCAGCCGGGTGTTGAGCAGCGTGCGGCCCGGTGCCCTGCTGATTGCGCTCGATGAAAACGGAAAAGACATCGATTCGGAAGGAATTGCCAGCCTGATCCAAAGATCGCTGGCAGATGGTGTGCCGGAAATCTGCCTCGCCATTGGCGGGCCGGACGGCCACGGCCGTGCGCTACTGGAAAAAGCAGACATGATATGGCGCTTCGGGCGGGTGACCTGGCCGCATCAACTGGTGCGCGTTCTGGCTGCCGAACAACTCTACCGGGCCACCACCATTTTATGTGGCCATCCCTATCACCGGGAATGA
- the rsfS gene encoding ribosome silencing factor, translating into MHAGAAVENAAPSASEAADYSVEDVLNAVTASLEDSKAENITTIDIRKKSALGDYMLVASGRSHRHVAAICDHLLRAIKDSGYGPARVEGLQAADWVLIDTGDVIVHVFRPEVREFYGIEKMWTMPETGGRH; encoded by the coding sequence ATGCACGCGGGCGCAGCCGTTGAAAACGCTGCACCATCGGCATCCGAAGCCGCAGACTACTCGGTGGAGGATGTCCTGAATGCCGTCACGGCGAGCCTTGAAGACTCCAAGGCTGAAAACATCACCACAATCGACATTCGCAAGAAATCGGCGCTGGGAGACTACATGCTTGTCGCCTCGGGCCGGTCGCATCGCCATGTCGCTGCGATTTGCGATCACCTTTTGCGCGCGATCAAGGATTCGGGTTACGGCCCGGCCCGCGTCGAGGGATTGCAGGCCGCCGACTGGGTCCTGATCGACACAGGGGATGTCATTGTTCATGTCTTCCGGCCGGAAGTGCGCGAGTTCTACGGCATCGAAAAGATGTGGACCATGCCGGAAACCGGCGGCCGTCACTAG
- a CDS encoding nicotinate-nucleotide adenylyltransferase gives MTPPSKHDDDSLLREAARFPHVERGQRVGLFGGSFNPPHEGHLHVSETALIRGALDQVWWMVTPGNPLKDHSELAPLAERIRLCRQVARHPGIKVTAFEARYKVNYTEQALTIVKRYHQDVRFIWLMGADNLAGFHRWQNWRRIAGMMPIMVVDRPGSTLAYRSARAAIALSRYRVDETDSELLADLSPPAWTFIHAPRNVLSSTAIRNSRKNGTAD, from the coding sequence GTGACACCACCCTCAAAGCATGACGATGACAGCCTGCTCCGCGAAGCGGCGCGCTTTCCCCATGTGGAGCGCGGACAGCGGGTCGGTCTGTTCGGCGGTTCTTTCAATCCCCCGCATGAAGGCCACCTTCACGTCAGCGAAACAGCGCTCATCCGCGGTGCCCTAGATCAGGTCTGGTGGATGGTCACTCCCGGCAATCCCTTGAAGGATCATTCCGAACTCGCGCCGCTTGCCGAGCGCATCCGCCTTTGCCGGCAGGTTGCCAGGCATCCGGGCATCAAGGTTACCGCCTTTGAGGCGCGCTACAAGGTCAACTACACCGAACAGGCACTAACCATTGTCAAACGCTACCATCAGGACGTTCGCTTCATCTGGCTGATGGGCGCGGACAACCTTGCCGGGTTCCACCGCTGGCAGAACTGGCGCAGGATTGCAGGCATGATGCCGATTATGGTGGTTGATCGTCCCGGTTCCACCCTGGCCTACCGTTCTGCGCGGGCGGCAATTGCACTTTCACGATACCGCGTGGACGAAACGGACAGCGAATTGCTTGCAGACCTCTCACCTCCCGCCTGGACGTTTATTCACGCGCCGCGAAATGTGCTTTCATCAACCGCGATCCGCAATTCCCGCAAGAACGGAACAGCGGACTGA
- a CDS encoding glutamate-5-semialdehyde dehydrogenase yields MNTQVSAVAKDDIRTPMKAMGKAARDAANVLATVSGERKHAALIAMADSLWRNRTAILNANGIDMATAGENGISGAFLDRLELNEERIRGMCEGVRAIAELPDPVGTVIAEWDRPNGLHIERVRTPLGVIGVIFESRPNVTADAGALCMKAGNAVILRGGSDSFHSSRAIHQCLEEGLKAAGLPAEAIQIVPTTDRSAVGEMLKGLEGTVDVIVPRGGRGLVERVQSEARVPVFAHLEGLCHVYVDKSAKVEMAAEIAVNAKMRRTGICGAAETLLVDEAALDSHLAPVLDALHDAGCEVRGDEKVCRAWPQAVPAIGEDWATEYLAPVISVRMVGGVGEAIEHINRWSSHHTEAIIAEDAGAVARFFNEIDSAILLHNASTQFADGGEFGMGAEIGIATGKMHARGPVGLEQLTSFKYQVRGSGQCRP; encoded by the coding sequence ATGAACACCCAGGTAAGCGCCGTAGCGAAAGACGATATCCGGACGCCCATGAAAGCCATGGGCAAGGCAGCGCGCGATGCTGCGAACGTGCTGGCGACCGTCTCCGGCGAACGCAAGCATGCTGCCCTGATCGCCATGGCCGACAGCCTGTGGCGCAATCGCACTGCCATTCTCAATGCCAATGGGATCGACATGGCAACGGCGGGTGAAAACGGCATATCCGGTGCTTTCCTCGACCGGCTGGAACTCAACGAAGAACGCATCCGCGGCATGTGCGAGGGCGTTCGCGCCATCGCCGAATTGCCTGATCCGGTCGGGACCGTCATCGCCGAATGGGACCGGCCGAACGGCTTGCATATCGAGCGGGTCAGGACGCCGCTCGGCGTAATTGGTGTTATTTTTGAAAGCCGTCCCAATGTAACGGCAGATGCAGGGGCACTGTGCATGAAGGCCGGTAACGCCGTGATCCTGCGGGGTGGATCAGATTCCTTTCACTCCTCCCGTGCCATTCACCAATGCCTGGAAGAAGGGCTGAAAGCGGCAGGCCTTCCGGCCGAGGCGATCCAGATCGTGCCCACCACAGACCGCAGCGCGGTGGGTGAAATGCTCAAGGGGCTGGAAGGAACGGTGGACGTTATCGTGCCGAGGGGCGGACGCGGGCTGGTCGAGCGCGTTCAGAGTGAGGCCAGGGTTCCTGTCTTTGCCCATCTTGAAGGGCTCTGCCACGTTTATGTGGACAAGAGCGCCAAGGTGGAGATGGCAGCCGAGATCGCCGTCAACGCGAAAATGCGGCGTACCGGCATTTGCGGCGCGGCGGAGACATTGCTTGTCGACGAAGCTGCCCTGGATAGCCACCTGGCACCCGTTCTCGATGCCCTGCACGATGCAGGCTGCGAAGTTCGGGGCGATGAGAAAGTCTGCCGCGCATGGCCGCAGGCTGTGCCCGCGATCGGGGAGGACTGGGCAACGGAATATCTGGCGCCGGTCATTTCGGTACGCATGGTCGGCGGGGTTGGCGAAGCCATAGAGCACATAAACCGCTGGTCTTCCCACCATACCGAGGCAATCATCGCTGAGGACGCCGGCGCGGTGGCACGTTTCTTCAATGAAATTGATTCGGCAATCCTGCTGCATAATGCATCGACCCAGTTTGCCGATGGCGGCGAATTCGGAATGGGCGCGGAAATCGGCATCGCTACCGGCAAGATGCACGCACGCGGCCCCGTCGGCCTGGAACAGCTTACCAGCTTTAAATACCAGGTCCGTGGCAGCGGCCAATGCCGGCCCTGA
- the proB gene encoding glutamate 5-kinase produces the protein MKASSAGRLSSFKRIVIKIGSSLLVDRRDGLKTAWLQSLADDIGVLRQNGHEILIVSSGAIALGRGLLGLKGTRLKLEESQAAAAAGQIALSRAYHDTLERHGIQAGQILLTLSDTEERRRYLNARATIDTLLRLGAVPIINENDTVATSEIRYGDNDRLAARVATMMACDLLILLSDIDGLYSAPPASDPDARFIEQVDAITPQIEAMAGDAGTELSRGGMVTKIEAGRIATAGGTGMVIASGKTLNPIRHIMENERATWFKASGNPVTSRKKWIAGQLAKSGSLHLDAGAEQALLSGKSLLPAGVKKITGQFTRGDVVALVNGDGIEIGRGLVAYDSEQAAAICGLKSSEIEAVLGFAGRSEMIHRDDLALRPKDGQDETEAQ, from the coding sequence ATGAAAGCATCGTCCGCCGGCAGGCTCTCCAGCTTCAAGCGCATTGTCATCAAGATCGGCTCTTCCCTGCTGGTCGACCGCCGCGACGGTTTGAAAACTGCATGGCTGCAGTCGCTTGCTGACGACATCGGTGTACTTCGGCAAAACGGCCATGAAATTCTGATCGTCTCTTCCGGAGCCATTGCCCTTGGCCGCGGGCTGCTGGGCCTGAAGGGAACCCGCCTGAAGCTTGAGGAAAGCCAGGCGGCGGCAGCGGCAGGCCAGATCGCACTTTCCAGGGCCTATCACGATACGCTGGAAAGGCACGGCATTCAGGCCGGGCAAATCCTGCTCACCCTCAGCGATACGGAGGAACGGCGGCGTTATCTCAACGCCCGCGCTACCATCGACACGCTGCTGAGGCTGGGGGCAGTGCCGATTATCAATGAGAACGACACGGTGGCGACCAGCGAAATCCGCTATGGCGACAATGACAGGCTGGCTGCAAGGGTTGCAACCATGATGGCCTGCGACCTGCTGATCCTGCTGTCGGATATTGACGGTCTTTATTCTGCTCCCCCGGCAAGCGACCCTGATGCCCGTTTCATCGAACAGGTGGACGCGATAACACCGCAGATCGAAGCGATGGCGGGCGACGCGGGAACCGAGCTTTCACGCGGCGGCATGGTAACAAAGATCGAGGCCGGAAGGATCGCCACCGCCGGCGGTACCGGCATGGTGATCGCATCGGGCAAGACGCTTAATCCCATCCGGCACATCATGGAAAACGAACGGGCCACCTGGTTCAAGGCAAGCGGCAATCCGGTTACCTCGCGCAAGAAATGGATTGCCGGACAGTTGGCGAAAAGCGGCTCGCTCCATCTCGATGCCGGGGCGGAACAAGCGCTTTTATCCGGCAAGAGCCTGCTGCCTGCCGGCGTAAAGAAGATAACCGGACAATTCACGCGAGGCGATGTGGTTGCTCTCGTTAATGGCGATGGAATTGAAATTGGTCGCGGTCTCGTGGCATATGACAGTGAACAGGCTGCGGCCATTTGCGGGCTGAAGAGCAGCGAGATCGAGGCGGTTCTCGGTTTTGCCGGGCGCAGCGAGATGATCCATCGCGATGACCTGGCGTTGCGCCCGAAAGATGGCCAGGACGAGACAGAAGCACAATGA
- the obgE gene encoding GTPase ObgE — protein sequence MKFLDQAKVYIRSGNGGAGCVSFHRAKYQEFGGPDGGNGGRGGDVWAEAVDGLNTLIDYRYQQHFKAKTGVHGMGRNRDGRKGDDVILKVPAGTQIYEQDNETLICDLQQTGERHLLAKGGNGGFGNAHFKTSTNQAPRRANPGQEGIERTVWLRLKLIADAGLLGLPNAGKSTFLATVTRAKPKIADYPFTTLHPNLGVAAIDGREFIIADIPGLIEGAHEGSGIGDRFLGHVERTNVLLHLVSSRNEDVAEAYRTVRKEVEAYGHGLTDKPEIVALSQADLLQEDDRAETSAALERACGQPPLLLSSATGEGVETALRALAGRIEELRQQDGEEGTDDDRWSPIE from the coding sequence ATGAAATTTCTCGACCAGGCAAAAGTGTATATCCGCTCGGGAAATGGCGGCGCGGGTTGCGTGTCGTTCCACCGGGCAAAGTACCAGGAATTCGGCGGACCTGACGGCGGCAATGGCGGCCGGGGCGGTGATGTATGGGCAGAGGCCGTTGATGGTCTCAACACACTTATCGACTACCGTTACCAGCAGCACTTCAAGGCAAAAACCGGCGTTCATGGCATGGGGCGCAACCGCGACGGCAGGAAGGGTGACGATGTCATTCTCAAAGTGCCGGCGGGTACGCAGATTTATGAACAAGACAATGAGACGCTGATCTGCGACCTGCAGCAGACCGGTGAACGCCACCTGCTCGCCAAGGGGGGCAATGGCGGCTTCGGCAATGCCCATTTCAAGACATCGACCAACCAGGCGCCGCGGCGCGCCAATCCAGGACAGGAAGGCATTGAACGCACGGTCTGGCTGCGGCTGAAACTGATCGCCGATGCAGGGCTTCTCGGCCTTCCCAATGCGGGAAAATCGACGTTTCTTGCCACCGTTACACGGGCCAAGCCCAAAATTGCAGATTATCCGTTTACGACGCTGCATCCCAATTTGGGGGTCGCGGCAATTGACGGGCGGGAATTCATCATCGCCGACATTCCGGGCCTGATAGAAGGCGCCCACGAGGGCAGCGGCATCGGCGACCGGTTTCTCGGCCATGTGGAGCGCACCAATGTGCTTTTGCATCTGGTTTCAAGCCGGAACGAAGATGTGGCCGAAGCCTATCGCACGGTGCGCAAGGAAGTTGAAGCCTACGGCCATGGATTGACCGACAAACCGGAAATCGTGGCTCTGTCGCAGGCCGATCTGCTGCAGGAAGATGATCGTGCTGAAACAAGCGCTGCACTGGAAAGGGCCTGTGGGCAACCTCCCCTCTTGCTTTCCTCGGCAACCGGCGAAGGCGTGGAAACGGCGCTTCGCGCCCTGGCAGGCCGCATTGAGGAATTGCGCCAGCAGGACGGAGAAGAGGGAACCGACGATGATCGCTGGAGCCCGATCGAATGA
- a CDS encoding GNAT family N-acetyltransferase codes for MTALKQDYTESALFLDTPLLTTDRLVLRPPHEEDAEELAVLANNIKIARMLAHMPHPYTREDAGTFIERAKRNEGRACIYSITEADSGRLVGVGSLHDVEGEPEPHLGYWIGEPYWGKGYATEAARALVDLYFKVTSRPILLVSARVNNEASKKIIRKCGGHHTGSSEVVHPLLGEKQRLDHFEITRESWMGEIAA; via the coding sequence ATGACTGCTTTGAAGCAAGACTATACCGAATCGGCGTTGTTTCTGGACACGCCCCTGTTGACCACCGACCGTCTGGTCCTTCGGCCGCCCCACGAAGAGGATGCCGAGGAACTTGCCGTGCTGGCCAACAACATCAAGATTGCGCGCATGCTCGCCCATATGCCGCACCCCTATACCCGGGAGGATGCCGGCACGTTCATTGAGCGCGCCAAGCGCAATGAAGGCCGGGCCTGCATCTATTCGATTACCGAAGCAGACAGCGGACGGCTGGTTGGCGTAGGCAGTCTGCACGATGTGGAAGGCGAACCCGAACCGCATCTTGGTTACTGGATCGGTGAACCCTATTGGGGCAAGGGGTATGCAACCGAAGCTGCCCGTGCGCTGGTCGATCTTTATTTCAAGGTGACTTCACGGCCGATTTTGCTGGTTTCTGCACGGGTGAACAACGAGGCTTCCAAAAAGATCATCCGCAAATGCGGCGGCCATCACACCGGTTCAAGCGAGGTGGTTCATCCCCTGCTGGGTGAAAAACAAAGACTCGACCATTTCGAGATCACCCGCGAAAGCTGGATGGGCGAGATCGCCGCCTGA
- the rpmA gene encoding 50S ribosomal protein L27 — MAHKKAGGSSRNGRDSESKRLGVKKFGNENVVAGNILVRQRGTKYHPGANVGMGKDHTLFALTEGKVAFSVKANGRSFVSVEAPASGK; from the coding sequence ATGGCACATAAAAAAGCTGGCGGTTCTTCGCGCAACGGCCGCGATTCAGAATCCAAACGCCTCGGCGTCAAGAAATTCGGCAACGAGAACGTCGTTGCCGGCAACATTCTCGTGCGTCAGCGCGGCACCAAATATCATCCCGGCGCCAATGTCGGCATGGGCAAGGACCACACGCTTTTCGCTCTCACCGAGGGCAAGGTGGCATTTTCGGTCAAAGCCAATGGCCGAAGCTTTGTAAGCGTGGAAGCGCCTGCAAGCGGCAAATAA
- a CDS encoding 50S ribosomal protein L21 — MFAVIKTGGKQYRVAAEDVLKIEKVTGDAGDMVEFNEVLAVGDDIGAPLVSGALVTAEILEQGRAKKVISFKKRRRQNSQRTKGHRQHLTTVKIAEILTGGAKPSKKAAAKPAAKAEKPAGDEKAAAKADAAKKDAPKKEAPKKEAKAETKAATLFTAPDGDGDDLTKIKGIGPVAATQLNEQGITTFAQIAKLSDKDIERIDEAMPFSADQISDWRHQAKAMK; from the coding sequence ATGTTCGCAGTCATCAAAACCGGCGGCAAACAGTATCGTGTTGCCGCCGAGGATGTCTTGAAGATCGAAAAGGTCACCGGAGATGCCGGCGACATGGTGGAATTCAACGAAGTGCTCGCTGTTGGCGACGACATCGGAGCGCCGCTTGTTTCAGGCGCGCTGGTAACCGCCGAAATCCTCGAACAGGGCCGCGCCAAAAAGGTGATCTCCTTTAAAAAGCGCCGGCGCCAGAATTCGCAACGCACAAAGGGCCACCGCCAGCACCTGACCACCGTCAAGATCGCCGAAATTCTGACGGGCGGCGCCAAGCCGTCGAAGAAGGCGGCAGCAAAACCGGCGGCGAAGGCCGAAAAGCCTGCCGGGGACGAGAAAGCTGCTGCAAAAGCCGATGCTGCAAAAAAGGACGCTCCCAAGAAGGAGGCTCCGAAAAAAGAAGCAAAGGCGGAAACCAAGGCCGCAACGCTCTTCACCGCACCTGATGGCGATGGTGACGATCTGACCAAGATCAAGGGCATTGGCCCGGTTGCCGCCACCCAACTCAACGAACAGGGAATTACGACCTTTGCCCAGATCGCCAAGCTGAGCGACAAGGACATTGAGCGTATCGACGAAGCCATGCCTTTCAGCGCCGACCAGATTTCCGACTGGCGCCATCAGGCCAAGGCAATGAAGTAA
- a CDS encoding glycosyltransferase family 4 protein, whose protein sequence is MKILLLGSFADSVIKFRGPLISDLRAGGHEVVVGVPSPGDLLRGELRELGAEMIETPLSRRGLSPAGDFAYYRKLLGIIKTEKPGFVLTYTIKPNIWGGLAAGRCGVPSAAMVTGLGSVFTGESTGLAGTMLRKAIAFLYRRSTAYNRVVIFQNPDDIADFIAAGCLNDASKARLVNGSGVDTAHYAVAPLPEKPVFLLIARLLVSKGVREYAEAATAVLKQVPDARCLLAGFHEEGKDGIGQHELERWISRGMEYLGPLEDVRPAIAAASVYVLPSYREGTPRSVLEAMSMGRPIITTDAPGCRETVVEGENGFLVPVKSVGVLTEKMLELARKPDLRKTMGEKSRLIAERKYDVNAVNRALLGYLEL, encoded by the coding sequence TTGAAGATACTGTTGCTCGGCTCCTTCGCCGATTCCGTCATCAAGTTCCGCGGACCGCTGATTAGTGACCTGCGTGCCGGCGGACATGAGGTCGTTGTCGGTGTGCCATCGCCTGGAGACCTGCTGCGTGGCGAGTTGCGCGAACTGGGCGCAGAAATGATCGAGACGCCGCTGTCGCGGCGCGGTCTCAGTCCCGCTGGCGATTTTGCCTACTACCGCAAGCTTCTCGGCATCATCAAGACCGAAAAGCCCGGCTTTGTTCTCACCTACACCATAAAGCCCAACATCTGGGGCGGGCTTGCGGCCGGCCGCTGCGGTGTTCCCTCCGCGGCCATGGTCACCGGCCTCGGCTCCGTTTTCACCGGCGAAAGCACCGGCCTCGCCGGCACGATGCTGAGAAAGGCAATTGCCTTTCTTTACCGCCGCTCAACGGCGTACAATCGTGTTGTCATCTTTCAGAACCCCGATGACATTGCAGATTTCATCGCGGCAGGGTGTCTCAATGATGCCTCCAAAGCCCGCCTCGTCAACGGATCGGGGGTGGATACCGCTCACTATGCAGTGGCACCCTTGCCGGAAAAACCCGTCTTCCTCCTGATCGCCCGTCTTCTTGTCAGCAAGGGCGTGCGCGAATATGCCGAGGCGGCGACAGCGGTGCTGAAACAAGTTCCCGATGCGCGATGCCTGCTGGCCGGCTTCCATGAAGAAGGAAAGGACGGCATCGGCCAGCACGAGCTTGAGCGCTGGATATCACGCGGCATGGAATATCTCGGCCCATTGGAGGATGTGCGCCCGGCAATCGCCGCAGCCAGCGTTTACGTATTGCCGTCCTACCGGGAGGGAACGCCACGCTCGGTTCTGGAAGCCATGTCGATGGGAAGGCCGATCATCACCACCGATGCACCGGGCTGCCGGGAGACGGTCGTTGAGGGGGAAAACGGGTTTTTGGTGCCGGTAAAAAGCGTTGGTGTGTTAACAGAAAAAATGCTTGAACTGGCGCGAAAACCAGATTTGAGAAAGACAATGGGTGAAAAAAGCAGGTTGATCGCGGAGCGAAAATATGACGTCAATGCCGTCAATCGCGCCCTCCTTGGGTATCTGGAACTTTGA
- a CDS encoding class I SAM-dependent methyltransferase, with protein MLAQIKKTTAALPLVGPILRWVHQKITGKKIIEFKSSDQYWEDRYRAGRTSGSGSYGRLAQFKADFLNDFVEKNDIKSIVEFGCGDGAQLTLAKYPNYIGFDVSPAAIRLCKELFSKRPEFSFHTVQSEAFNALKPVDLALSLDVIYHLIEEDVFESYMEKLFNSSRRFIIIYAYDFEKNYRSKHEKGRKFTKWIESNAPKWKLTDRVPNKYPYSLSDPENTSQSDFFIYKKGE; from the coding sequence ATGCTGGCGCAAATTAAGAAAACGACTGCTGCATTGCCATTGGTCGGCCCCATACTTCGTTGGGTTCATCAAAAAATTACTGGAAAAAAAATAATTGAATTCAAGTCGTCAGACCAATATTGGGAGGACCGCTACCGCGCCGGTAGAACCTCTGGAAGCGGAAGCTATGGCAGGCTAGCCCAGTTTAAGGCTGATTTCCTGAATGATTTCGTAGAGAAAAACGACATCAAGTCAATAGTTGAATTCGGTTGCGGTGATGGAGCGCAACTGACACTTGCCAAATATCCAAACTATATTGGGTTTGACGTATCGCCAGCCGCTATTCGCCTGTGTAAAGAATTGTTTTCAAAGCGCCCTGAATTTTCGTTTCACACAGTGCAATCAGAGGCCTTTAACGCCCTGAAACCCGTTGATCTCGCGCTTTCACTCGACGTCATTTATCATCTAATTGAAGAGGATGTTTTCGAATCTTATATGGAAAAACTTTTTAACAGCTCACGGCGTTTTATAATCATTTATGCTTATGACTTTGAAAAGAATTACAGGTCGAAGCATGAGAAGGGGAGAAAATTCACAAAATGGATTGAGAGCAATGCTCCAAAGTGGAAGCTGACTGACCGGGTTCCGAACAAATACCCCTACAGCCTTTCGGACCCTGAAAAC